A part of Arachis hypogaea cultivar Tifrunner chromosome 12, arahy.Tifrunner.gnm2.J5K5, whole genome shotgun sequence genomic DNA contains:
- the LOC112730306 gene encoding uncharacterized protein, with the protein MEQPQSDQQPQDNPFQESQTGSSQGKFDPAWEYFIVKYDKNHKAQYTCNFCLNTYNGGGIYRMKYHLAKILGQIKVCNKVTEDVELQFKRLLMEKKKMEKRKFEKESYGVETQAQESKLPNPVQATIPTTTGGQGKRRAIVATQIGSYFKERTTPGSQPTLESVLASKEIVHKAKLGLAKWIVDAHIPFNAIQSPYFQPALDGIAAIGPSFKGPSYDEMRVHLLTDLKKECQLLVEKYRSSWKSTGCTLMVDGWTDQRQRTLINFLVYCPAGMSFVKSVDASDVIKTADTLFNLFADVIEWVGPSNIVHVVTDNAVDYVSAGKLIHEKYPNIFWSPCAGHRINLILKDIAHIVDLASRASKVAVFLEILIIVVGSGSDVIVVPLLRRRNRCCRLCPTSSIAARTSSIAASNAHLSAGCTSPSDVAADQAAPASP; encoded by the exons ATGGAACAACCACAAAGTGATCAACAACCACAAGATAATCCCTTCCAAGAATCTCAAACAGGTTCCTCTCAAGGAAAATTTGATCCAGCTTGGGAATATTTCATTGTGAAGTATGACAAAAATCACAAGGCGCAATATACATGTAACTTTTGTTTGAATACTTATAATGGAGGGGGTATATATAGAATGAAATATCACCTTGCAAAAATTCTTGGACAAATTAAAGTATGTAACAAAGTCACTGAAGATGTTGAACTTCAATTCAAAAGGCTTctgatggaaaaaaaaaagatggaaaAAAGAAAATTTGAGAAGGAGTCTTATGGTGTGGAAACACAAGCACAAGAGTCTAAATTGCCTAACCCTGTACAAGCTACTATTCCTACAACAACGGGAGGCCAAGGAAAGAGAAGAGCTATAGTTGCTACACAAATTGGAAGTTACTTTAAAGAAAGGACTACTCCAGGGTCTCAACCGACTTTGGAAAGTGTTCTGGCTAGTAAAGAAATTGTGCACAAGGCTAAGTTGGGACTTGCTAAATGGATCGTTGATGCACATATTCCTTTCAATGCAATTCAATCACCTTACTTTCAACCTGCATTGGATGGTATTGCTGCAATTGGACCTAGTTTCAAGGGACCGTCATATGATGAAATGAGAGTTCATTTGCTGACCGATCTTAAGAAAGAGTGTCAGTTGCTTGTTGAAAAGTATAGGAGCTCATGGAAAAGCACCGGTTGTACGCTGATGGTAGATGGTTGGACTGATCAAAGGCAACGGACTTTAATTAACTTTCTAGTTTATTGTCCTGCTGGTATGTCATTTGTTAAGTCTGTTGATGCTTCTGATGTGATAAAAACTGCCGATACCTTGTTTAATTTGTTTGCTGATGTTATTGAGTGGGTTGGGCCTAGTAACATTGTGCATGTGGTCACTGATAATGCTGTTGATTATGTATCTGCTGGAAAACTCATTcatgaaaaatatccaaacattTTTTGGTCTCCTTGTGCTGGTCATCGTATCAATCTTATTTTGAAAGATATTGCTCACATAGTTGACCTTGCTTCCCGTGCTTCAAAAGTGGCTGTGTTT CTAGAGATCCTGATAATCGTCGTTGGAAGTGGCAGCGACGTCATCGTGGTCCCCCTGCTGAGGCGGCGGAATAGGTGCTGCCGGCTATGCCCCACCAGCAGTATTGCAGCTAGAACCAGCAGCATTGCTGCCTCCAATGCACATCTATCTGCTGGCTGTACTTCTCCATCTGATGTCGCAGCCGATCAAGCTGCTCCAGCTTCTCCGTGA